From one Ictalurus punctatus breed USDA103 chromosome 20, Coco_2.0, whole genome shotgun sequence genomic stretch:
- the LOC108280617 gene encoding polymeric immunoglobulin receptor: MSCFFIFNLFISSVGSQAWRQFSFKTGASVTIPCHYDTAYIQHRKYWCYGTTFSSCKIQAYANDRQGKVTVTDNPAESLFTVTMNNLQTDNTGTYWCAVKIGGIFNPDVKEDFYITVKSDPDLSVMESRVSGEEGGSVTVQCLYSAAYQNTQKQWCRFNDRLCTFRSTDTSQNSAVQVSDDGRGSFSVQMSGLKKSDAGWYWCSAGDLQVPVHISVYGDAPDSSDSSSKEPTKPVQFCIAHN, encoded by the exons ATGAgctgctttttcatttttaatctctTCATTTCCA GTGTTGGCAGTCAGGCATGGAGGCAGTTTAGTTTTAAAACTGGAGCATCTGTCACCATCCCGTGTCATTATGATACGGCATATATACAACATAGGAAATACTGGTGCTATGGTACAACATTCAGTTCCTGCAAAATTCAGGCTTATGCCAATGATAGACAGGGGAAAGTGACAGTGACTGATAACCCAGCTGAGAGTCTCTTTACTGTGACTATGAATAATCTCCAGACAGATAACACTGGAACGTACTGGTGTGCTGTAAAGATAGGTGGAATATTCAATCCAGATGTAAAAGAAGACTTTTATATCACAGTGAAATCAG ATCCTGATCTGTCTGTGATGGAGAGCAGAGTGAGTGGTGAGGAAGGAGGAAGCGTCACAGTCCAGTGTCTCTACAGCGCTGCGTATCAGAATACACAGAAGCAGTGGTGCAGATTCAATGATAGGTTGTGCACATTTAGGAGTACTGATACAtcccagaattcagcagtgcaggTCAGTGACGATGGGAGAGGATCCTTCAGTGTGCAGATGAGTGGACTGAAGAAGAGTGATGCTGGCTGGTACTGGTGCAGTGCAGGAGATCTGCAGGTTCCTGTTCACATCAGTGTCTATGGTGATGCTCCAG ATTCTTCAGATTCCAGCAGTAAAGAACCCAC AAAGCCAGTGCAGTTCTGTATTGCACACAACTGA